The DNA window GAACGATTCGCCCGGGCGAGGCCCGACCGGTGGGCTTCGTGTTCTCGGGCCAGGGCAGCTTCCCGCTCGGAGAGAGCGCCAGGTTGTGGAACGAAGAGCCCTGCTTCCGGGCGAGCTTCGAGCGCTGTGAGAAGGCCTTCCGTGCGGAGACCGGGGCATCGCTCCTCCCGTTGCTCCAGGCCGAGCGCGTCGGTTCGGGCCCTCCGCGAACCGAGGTCGAGCAGCCCTTGTTGTTCGCGTTCCAGGTGTCGCTCGCCGCGCTCTGGTCCGAGTGGGGCATCCGCCCGGATGCCGTGGTGGGGCACAGCGTGGGCGAAGTCACGGCGGCGCATGTCGCGGGTGCGCTGTCGCTCGACGAGGCCATGGCCCTGGTGGTGGCGCGGGGGCGCTTGATGGGCCGCATCGCGGGACGGGGCGCTATGGCGACCGTGAGCGCTTCCGTCGAGGTGCTTGAGCCTCTCATCGCTGCCCATGGGGGCTCGCTGGAGATCGCCGGGGTGAACGGGCCCGTGGACGTCGTTGTCTCGGGGACTCACGCGTCGTTGGAGTCGCTGCGCGACAGCCTCCAGCAACGCGGGCTGCGCGTGCGCCTCCTGAACGTCGACTACGCCTTCCACTGCGCACAGTTGGATGAGCACCTGGACGCGCTCGACGACTGCACGCGGACCCTCCGTCCCAAGGCCCTGTCGATTCCGCTCTATTCGACGGTGAGCGGAGGCCGCATCTCCGGGATGGAGCTGGGTGCGGCCCATTGGCGAGCGAACATCCGGCGGCGTGTCCTGTTCTCGCCCGCGGTCCGGGCGATGCTCGTGGATGGCGTCCGGACCTTCGTGGAGCTGGCGCCGCACCCGGTGTTGTCGCAGCCGCTGAGCCGGACGCTGGAGTCCTCGGGCATCGAGGGCACCACGGGGCTGTTCTCCACGCGCCGCGACCGGCCGCCACGCACCACGTTGCTGGCGGCGCTGGGGACACTCCATACGCTGGGGCGTGAGCCCGCGTGGAAGGGCCTCTTTCCTCAAGGCGGACGGCGGGCCGCGCTGCCGACCTATGCCTGGCAACGCGAGCGCCATTGGTTCGATGCCGCGCGCTCCCGCCGCATGCTGGACCGCAGGGCGGACACCCCCGCGGGGGAGGTGGTGTTCGAGTCCCGGTTGCGCGCGGGCGACGAGGGACTGCTCGGAGACCACCGGCTGTATGGGACGGTGGTGGTCGCGGGCGCCTTCATGGTCGGCATGGTGCTCGACGCAGCCAGGGAGCTGTGGGGGGCGGCCGCGTGCTCCGTGCGCGACGTGTCGTTCCTGAGCTCCATCGTCCTCGCGGACTCGGAGGAGCGGGTCTTCCAGGTGGCCATCACGGCGGGAGGCGACTTCCGGGTGTCGACGCGTCTCGCGCGCGAGGACTCGGATTGGAGCCTCCACGCAGAGGGCCGGCTCGTGCGCGAGGAGGCCAGCACGACCTCCAGCACGTCGGAGGACGCCTCGGTCATCGAGGCACGCCTCCAGGCCGTCGCGTCCATCGAGCGGTTCCATGAAGGGATTGCCCAGCAGGGGCTCGGCCTGGGGCCCCGGTTCCGCTGGCTCGAGGCCTTGTTCCACGGCGAGCGAGAGGCGTTCGGTCGATTGCGCCCGCCACAACCAGGCGATGACGTCGGTGCGTACCGCCTGCATCCGGGGCTCCTCGACTCGTGCTTCCAGGTGCTTGGCGCGGTGGCGGGGTTCGCCTCCATCGAAGGGCTGGCCTTCGTTCCCATGGGCATCCAGCACTTCGCCTTGCACGGAGAAGGGCTCCCTCGCTTCTGTCACCTGGTCCTTCGCAGTGGCTCGGGCGCGGCCGATGAGACCTCGAAGGTCGACCTTCGAATGTTCGATGTCTCGGGTGGACTGGTGGCGGAGGTCACTGGGCTCGCCATCCGCCGTGCGCCTCGCGAGGTCATCCTGCGGCGCGATGGGGCGCGGCCCACCTTGTCCCTCCGCGTGGAGTGGCGGGCCCAGCCGCTGGCCCCCGCGACTTCGCCCACCTCCTGGGTGATTCTCGCGGACCAGGGGGGATGGGCCGCCCGGCTCGCGCGTGAGCTCGTGTCCCAGGGGGGACGCGCGGAGGTGTTGGGGCCCGACGCCGTGGCGACGGGACTGGGGGCTCGGCTCGACGCGCTGGCCCCAGCGGCTCTCGGCGTGGCCGACCTCCGGGGGCTCGATGTGTCCGCGCCGCTCGACCTGCTTCAGCGGGGAACCGAGCTCGTGCGGCTCCTGGTGTCGCGGGGTGAGAGCCGTCCTCCCCGCCTCGTGGTCGTGACTCGCGGCGCTCAAGCGACGGGGGCCGAGGCGAAGGATGCGCCGCTCTCCCCCGAACTGGCCACCGTGTGGGGGTTGGGACACGTCGTCGCGCTCGAACACCCCGAGCTGCGGTGTGTGCGCGTGGACCTCGACCCCACCGAAGGGTCCGAGGACCTGGCCCGGCTCGCAGCCGAGCTGCTGTCTCCAGGAGAAGAGGACCGGATTGCCTTCCGGGCGGGGGCGCGACTCGTGGCTCGGCTCGCACGCACACGGCTTCCCTCGGGAGTCGCACCAGTGCGGTTCTCGGAGTCCGCCACGTACCTCGTGACGGGCGGATGGGGCGGACTCGGGCTCGAGGTCGCCCGATGGATGGTCGACCGGGGCGCGCGTCACGTCCTGCTCATGGGGCGAAGCGAGCCGGGGTTGGCGGCGCTGGAGCGCATCGAGTCGCTGCGAGCCACGGGGGCCCAGGTGGTCATCGCGCGGGGCGATGTGGCGGAAGGGGAGGACGTGGCGAGGGTCCTCGAGACCTGCCGTGCGTCGATGCCACCCTTGCGCGGCGTCGTGCACGCGGCGGGAGTCCTCGACGACGGCCTGCTGACACATCAAAGCCGTGAGCGCATGGCGCGTGTCCTGGCGCCGAAGGTCCAGGGCGCCTTGAACCTCCACCTGGAGACGCTCTCGTCGCCGCTCGACTTCTTCGTCTTCTTCTCCTCCATCAGCGCGGTCATGGGGTCCGCGGGGCAGGTCGGCTATGCCGCGGCCAACGCCTATCTGGACACCCTGGCGCACCAGCGGCGGGCCCGGGGACTCAAGGCCACGAGCATCAACTGGGGGCCCTGGGCCGAGGTCGGCATGGCGGCTCGGCTCCCCGAGGAGGCGGGCAAGTCCTGGTCCACCTTCGGGCTGGGGATGCTCACGCCGGAGTCGGGGCTCGCCGCGCTCGACGCCATCCTGGGCGCGGACACTCCCCAGCTCATCGTGGCCGCGACGGGGCGCGGAGCGGTGCGGGAGTCTCTTCCTCCCTTCTTCGAGGTGTTGGGGGCTCGTCGCGTGGCGCCTGTGGGAGCGACGCCCGCCGCGGGTGGCCTCGTGGACGGCACGACGCGAGAGGGCCGTGCGCGCCTGCTCGCGCTCGTCCAACGGAAGACCGCCGAGGTGCTCGGGCTGGCTCCGGGTTCACCCATCGACCCACGCCGTCCGCTTCAGGCGCTGGGGCTCGACTCGTTGATGTCGATGCAGCTTCGCACCGGCCTCGCGTCGTTGCTGGGGCGGCCGCTCCCCATGACGCTGCTGTTCGACCATCCCACGCTCGAGCAGCTCCTCGCGTTCCTGGAGCGTGAGCTCGGGCCGGTCGCCGACGTCGCTCCCGCGCCAGCTTCGGAGCCGGTGAAGGTCCGTCGCGCGGTGAACGCGGGCGTGGAGCCCATCGCGGTGGTGGGGATGTCGTGCCGCCTGCCGGGAGGCGTTCGCGGCCCGGAGGACTACTGGCGGCTGCTCTCCCAGGGCATCCACGCGGTGAGCGAGGTACCCGCGAGCCGATGGGACGTGAGCTCCTGGTACGACGCGGACCCCGAGGCCCCGGGGAAGACGTACTCGAAGCACGGTGGCTTCCTCGACGAGGTGGACACCTTCGATGCCTCCTTCTTCGGCATCTCCAGGACCGAAGCCCGGTCGATGGACCCGCAGCAACGGATGCTGCTGGAGCTGAGCTGGGAGGCGCTGGAGAGCGGTGGCCTGTCGGTGGAGCGGCTCAAGGGCAGCGCCACCGGGGTGTTCCTCGGCATCTGCTTGAGCGACTACGCGCTGCTGGAGCTCAACGCGCAGGACCCGCGGGGCATCACCGCCTACTCGGGAACGGGGAGTGTCCTGAGCGTCGCGGCGGGGCGGCTCGCGTATGCGCTGGGCCTGGAGGGCCCCAGCTTCGCGGTCGACACGGCCTGCTCCTCCTCCCTGGTCGCCACGCATCTGGCCTGTCAGAGCCTGCGCGAAGGGGAGTGTGAGCTCGCGCTCGTCGGAGGCTCCAACCTCCTGCTGTCGCCGCGAATGTCGGTCTACTTCTCGAAGCTCAAGTCCCTGGCCCCCGATGGTGTCTGCCGGGCCTTCGACGGGGCCGCGAAGGGCTATGCCCGAGGCGAAGGGGCGGGTGTCGTGGTCCTCAAGCGCCTCTCGGATGCGCTCGCCGAGGGGACGCCCATCCTCGGGGTCATCCGCGGCTCGGCCGTCAATCAAGGAGGTCGCTCCAATGGCCTCACGGCGCCGAGCCGCCCGGCGCAGGAGCGTGTCATCCAACGCGCGCTCCAGCAGGGCGGAGTCGCGCCCCTCGAGGTCGGCTACGTCGAGGCACATGGCACGGGGACCTCCCTGGGTGACTCCATCGAGGTGGAGGCACTCTCGACGGTGCTGGGATCCGGGCGTCCACGCACCGCGCCCCTGCGGATTGGCTCGGTGAAGACGAACATCGGCCACCTCGAAGGCGCGGCGGGCATCGCCAGCTTGATCAAGGCGCTCCTCGTGTTGCGACACCGGGAGCTGCCCCGGAGTCTGCACTTCCAGGACCCGAGCCCTTACATCCCCTGGTCCGAGCTCCCCATCGAGGTCGTCACGGAGCACCGCGAGTGGCAGGTCCCCGAAGGCGGCCGGCGCATCGCGGGTGTCAGCGCCTTCGGGTTCGGCGGGACGAACGCGCACATCGTGCTCGAAGAGGCGCCCCTGACGCCGCGTCGTGACGACGTGCCCGTGGCCGAGGAGCGCGCGGAGCTGCTGGTCCTGTCCGCGCGAGCACCGGAGTCACTGAGGGAGTCCGTCGAGCGCTTCCACGCGATGCTCGTGGACGAGGCCCGTGGGAGCGGCGCGGCGCTGCGCGACCTGTGTTACTCGGCGGGCTGTCGGCGGACGCACCACGAGCACCGGCTCGCGGTGGTGGCTGGCTCCCGGAGCGGCGCAGCGGAGTCGCTCGCGGCCTTCCTTCGCGGAGCGGCGCATCCAGCGGCTCGCGCGGGATATGCGCAGCCAGGGGCCGAGCCCAGGGTCGTCTTCCTGTTCACGGGACTGGAAGGACCCTGGGCGGGAGCGGGCCGCGCGCTCCTCGACGAGGAGCCCGTCTTTCGCGACGCCCTGCGGTCCGTGGACGCGGTGCTGACGCGCCTGGCGGGCTGGTCCGTCATCGACCAACTGCGACGAGAGCAGCCGCGCTTCGACCTGGCCCACATCGCCCAGCCCGCGTGTGTCGCGTTGCAACTGGCCTTCGTGGCGCTGCTGCGTTCGTGGGGCGTCGAGCCCGATGCGGTGCTTGGCTCCTGCACGGGAGAAGTGGCCGCGGCGCACGCGGCGGGAGTCCTCTCGCTCGAGGATGCGATGCGCATCGCCATCGCGCGGGGCGGCATCCTCGGTGCCGTCGCGAGTGGCGGAGTGGAGGAGCCACTCGAGGAGATGAAGTGGGCCCTGCGCGAGGTGCGGCCGGAGCCCGCCGCGGTTCCCTTCTACTCCTCGGTCTCGGGGACACGCGCGAAGCCCGGTGACTTCGATGCGGAGCACTGGGCGCGGGGCCTGTGGCAGCCGGTGCAACTGGAGTCCGCCATCTCCGCCTTGGCGGAAGACGGCTACACCTTCTTCGTCGAGATTGGCCCCGACGCGGTCCTCGCGCACTCCGTCCAGGAGTGTTTCCAGCGCCTGGGCACGGCGCGCGCCACGGTGCTGTCAGCGCCGCTGCGAGGCGAGTCCGAGCGGCACGCCCTGCTGTCGCTGCTGGGAGCGCTGTACGTCGCGGGTGTCTCACCCGATTGGACGCGGGTCTTCCCCAGCGGAGGTGAGTGGGTGCCGCTTCCTTCCTACCCGTGGAGGAAGGAACGCCACTGGGTCTCCCTTCCCGAGTCCGCGCCCGAGCCCAAGGCGTCCGACGAACCGCCGCCCCTGCGTGAGCTGGCCCGGATGGCACCCGAGCAGCGGCGTGGACATGTCGAGCCCTTCCTCCGGCGTGAAGTCGTCAAGCTCCTGGACTGCCCAGGGGACCTGCCAGATGCGCGGCAGCCGCTCGTGCGCCTCGGCTTCGACTCGCTCATGGGCATGAAGCTCAAGGCCCGCGTGGAGCTGTCGCTGGGCTTGACGGTGTCCGCGGTGAAGCTCCTCAGCGGCCTGAGCCTCGACGAGCTCGTGAAGGTTGTCCTCGAGAACATCGACGCCCTGCCGCCGCTCCCCGAGACGGCTGCTGGCGATTCGATGGAGGAGTTCCGATTTTGAACGCCACCGAACTCATCGCGGAGCTGAAGCGCCTGGGGGTCGTCCTCGAGGTCGAGGACGAGCACCTGCGGGTCCGTGCCGCGCGCAATGTCCTCACGTCGGAGCTCCAGAAGAACATCGCCGCCCGGAAGGCCGAGCTGCTCACGCTGCTTCGAGAGCCGCCGTCTCGCGCCGAGCTGTCGCACGAGCCCTTCCCCTTGACGGATATCCAGGAGGCCTACCTGGTTGGCCGGGGCACGGACTTCGGCGTCGGGGGCGTCTCCTGCCACGTGTACCACGAGCTGGACGGGCAGGGCCTGGACCTGGGGCGCCTGTCGCGAGCGTGGCAGCGCCTCATCGACCAGCATCCGATGTTGCGCGCGGTGGTGCTCCCCTCCGGTGAGCAGCGCGTGCTGGAGCGCGTGCCGCCGTACTCCATTCCAGAGCTGGACCTGCGAGGGCAGCCGCCAGAGGTGGTGGAGGCGAAGCTCGCCGAGATTCGCCGGGAGCTCTCGACCCGGACCTCGCCCCCAGGGCAGTGGCCGACGTTCGAGCTGCGCGCGACGCTGCTCGGCGCGGGACGGACGCGAATCCACATCGACCTGGATGCCATCACGATGGATGGCGCCTCCATGCTGGCGCTCTCCGAGGAGTGGCGAGCCCTCTACGCCGAGCCCGAGCAGCGCCTGGACCCGGTGCCCGTGACGTTCCGGGAGCACGTCCTCGCGGAGGCCGCCGCGCGGAACACGAGCGCCTATCGGAGCGCGGAGTCCTACTGGACCGCGCGCCTCGATGACCTGCCGGACGCGCCGGTGCTGCCGTTGGCCACTTCTCCCGAGCACCTGGACCGGCCAGCGTTCCGGCGGCTGCGCGGCACGCTCGACGCGAGCCGCTGGTCCCGGCTGAAGCAGCTCGGAGCGGAGGCGGGGCTCACGCGCTCGGGAATCGTGTGCGCGGCCTTCGCGGAGGTGATGGCGACGTGGAGCGAGAGCCGCCGCTTCACGCTGAACCTCACGCTCTTCCAGCGCCCGCCCATCCATCCGGCCATCGACAGGGTGGTGGGAGACTTCACGACGAACGTGCTGCTGGAGATGGACGGCAAGGGCCAGACGTTCCGCCAGCGCGCGGTGACGATGCGCGACCAGCTCGCCCAGGACTTCGAGCATGTGCGCTTCAGCGGCGTGCGCGTGCTGCGAGAGCGCGCGAAGCGGAGGCGGGGGCCCGGAGCGCTGATGCCCATCGTCTTCACCAGCTTGTTGGGGCATCGCCCCACCAGGCCGGGCGGCGGCTTCCTCTTTGGATGGCTGGGCGAGAAGGTCCACGCCATCACGCAGACGCCGCAGGTGTGGCTGGACCATCAAGTCCACGAGGACGACGGCGCGCTCTGCTATTGCTGGGACAGTCCGGAGGGACTCTTTCCCGCGGGGCTACTGGAGGATGCCTTCTCGGCGCTCTCGGCCTTGCTCGTCCGGCTCGCGGATGAGCCCGCCGCCTGGGACGAACCTGCTCCCGTCCGTCTGCCCGCGGCGCAGTCCGCGCGGCGTGAGTCCTACAACGCCACGACGGCGCCCATTCCGGCGACGCGGCTGGACGACCTCTTCCTCGAGCAAGCGATGCGTTCTCCCGAGCGCATCGCCGTGTTCAGCGAGGAGCGCACGCTGACGTATGCGCAGTTGAGAGGGCATGCGGGAGCGTTGGCGGAGCGCCTGTTGGAGGCGGGGGCCCGGCCCGGTGAGCTGGTGGCTGTCCTCCTGGAGAAGGGATGGCGCCAGGTCGTCGCGGTGCTGGGCATCCACCTCGCGGGGGCCGCGTATCTCCCCATCGAGCCCTCGCTTCCGGAGGAGCGGCACCGGCTGCTGCTCCAGGAGGGCCGCGTCCGCGTCGTGGTGACGGACTCCCCACGCGCGGAGCGCTTCTCCTGGCCGGAAGGGACGCGGGTGCTGACGGTGCCCGACGCGGCGGAGGGGCGTCCGCCACGGCTGCCTTCTCGGTCGGCTTCGGACCTGGCGTATTGCATCTACACCTCTGGGTCGACCGGCCGGCCCAAGGGCGTGATGATCGACCATCGGGGCGCGGTCAACACCGTGCTCGACATGAACGAGCGCTTCCGCGTGGGCCCCGAGGACCGGGTCTTCGCGCTCTCGTCGCTCAGCTTCGACCTGTCCGTCTACGACGTGTTCGGAACCCTGGCCGCGGGAGCCGCCATCGTGATGCCGGCGCCTGGAATGCAGCGCGACCCGGGCCATTGGCTGTCGATGCTCGAACAAGGGCGGGTGTCGGTGTGGAACTCCGTGCCCGCGCTGATGGAGATGCTCATCGAGTACCTGGAGGGCGAGGGGCTCCGGCTCCCCGACTCGCTGCGGCTCGTGTGGATGAGCGGCGATTGGATTCCCCTTCCGCTTCCGGACCGCATTCGCGCGCGTGGCCGGAGCGTGGAGACGGTGAGCCTGGGCGGCGCCACCGAGGCGTCCATCTGGTCGATTCTCCATCGCATCGGAGACGTGGACCGCGCCTGGCGCAGCATTCCCTATGGCACCCCCATGGTGAATCAGCGCTTTCACGTGCTCGATGCCGCGCTGGAGCCACGTCCTGAGTGGGTGACGGGGCAGCTCTACATCGGCGGTAGCGGACTGGCGCTGGGGTACTTTGGTGACGCGGAGCGCACGGCCCGACGCTTCATCATCCACCCGCGCACCGGCGAGCGGCTCTACGCGACAGGAGACCTGGGGCGCTTCCTTCCGGAGGGCACCATCGAGTTCCTGGGGCGCGAGGACTTCCAGGTCAAGGTCCAGGGCCACCGCATCGAGCTGGGAGAAATCGAAGCGGCGCTGGCGACTCATTCCGCGGTGCGCGGCGCCGTGGTCAATGCGGTGGGAAAGCCGGGCGGGCCCCGGCGGCTCGTGGCCTACGTCGTCCCGGAGGCCGTGCCCGCGAAGGTCCTCGCCCAGGAGTCCTCGGGTGAATCACTCGCGGAGGCCCATGAGCCGGACCCTCGGCTGGGCGTCATCTCGGACCCTATCGAGCGGCTCGAGTTCAAGTTGAAGAGCCCCGGCGTGAGGGTGGACCTTGGCCACCGCGAAGCGGTCGCGCTTCAGCGGCCGGTGCTCGACGAAGCGGGGCTGCGCAGGGTCCTCGCCCGGAAGAGTCATCGGAAGTTCCGCGCGGGACAGGTCACCTCCGAGCAGCTTGGCGCGCTCTTGAGTTGCCTGATGCAGGTTCCTCTCGAGGACTCGGTGCTGCCGAAGTACCAGTATGCCTCGGCGGGTGGGCTCTATCCGGTGCAGGTCTATCTGCACGTGAATCCGGGGCGCGTCGCGGGGCTCGAGGGGGGCGCGTACTACTACCATCCCAAGCACCATCAACTTGTGTTGCTGTCGGCGGATGTCGTGCTGGGCCGCGGTCAGCACGCGCCGGGAAATCGCGCGGTCTTCGACGACGCGGCGTTCTCGCTCTTCCTCGTCGGGACGCTGGACGCCATCCAGCCGCTGTACGGTGAGCTGTCGCGGGACTTCTGCCTGCTGGAGGCCGGCTACATCTCGCAGTTGCTCATGAGCTCAGCGGTGGGCGGTGAGCTGGGGTTGTGTCCGGTGGGTGGTCTGGACTTCGAGCCGCTGCGCCGGCAGCTCGACCTGCGCGAGCACCACGTGTTGCTCCACAGCCTCCTCGGCGGAGGCGTCGAGGCCGTGGCGGCGGTGGCACGGCCCCATGCGAAGGTCGGCCCAGGGACGTCACTGGCTGAAGCGCTGCGGCAGCATCTCGCGGCGAAGCTGCCGGACTACATGGTCCCCAGCACCTTCGTGCTTCTCGACACGTTGCCACTGACGTCCAACGGCAAGGTGGACCGCGATGCGCTGCGCCCACCGGGGGAGGTTCCCTCGGTGCCATTGCCCGGGGGGCGGGCACCGCGCACGGACATGGAGCGCTCGTTGGCGGCCATCCTCCAGGAAGTGCTCCAGTTGGACGAGGTGGATGTCCATCGGAACTTCTTCGACCTGGGAGGTACCTCCGTCCAGATCATGCAGATGCGTCGCAAGCTGCGAGAGCGGCTGGGCGTCGACCTCCCGGTGGCGAAGATGTTCCGCTACACCACTGTCAGCGCGCTCGCGGAGTACCTGTCGAGCGTGGGCACCGCGCCGCCTCGAGGGGGCCCCGTCGTGGAGGTCCGCCAAGAGGCGCCTCGACCGGTCGAGGCACCTGTTCCGGATGCGCGGCCGGAGCCGGGGCTGGAGTCCGCCATCGCCATCGTGGGAATGGCCGGGCGTTTCCCTGGGGCCAGGAACCTGGCTGAGTTCTGGAGGAACCTGCGCGACGGGGTCGAGTCCGTCACCTTCTTCACCGATGCGGAGCTGCGGGGCTCGGTGTTGGAGCCCTCGCAACTGGACGACCCGAACTACGTCCGGGCGGGCGCGGTCCTGGAGGGCGTGGAGCTCTTCGACGCCGAGCACTTCGGCTTCACACAGAAGCAGGCCCGGCTGACGGACCCCCAACATCGCATCTTCATGGAGTGCGTCTGGGAAGCCATCGAAGACGCGGGCTATGACCCGAAGCGACTCGAGAAGCTCGTGGGGGTCTACGCGGGCTCCATCATCAGCACCTACCTCCTCCATCACCTGGGTGGGAGGGTGGGGCGTGAGGGGGCGGTTCGCGACCTGCAGTCGTTGATTGGAAACGACAAGGACTATCTGGCGACGCATGTCTCCTATCGGCTGGGGCTGAAGGGGCCCAGTGTCAGTGTCCAGACGGCGTGCTCCTCGTCCCTGGTGGCGGTGCATCTGGCGAGTCAGGCGCTGCGCAACCGCGAATGCGACATGGCCTTGGCTGGAGGCGTGGCCGTGCGGCTGCCGCAGAAGTCCGGCTACCTCTTCGAGCCAGGCGCCATCCTCTCTCCGGATGGTCATTGCCGCGCGTTCGACGCGGACGCCCGGGGAACACACTTTGGCAGTGGCGCGGGGGTGGTGGTCCTCAAGCGATTGAAGGACGCGCTCGCGGAGGGGGACAGCATCCGCGCGGTCATTCGCGGCTCGGCCATCAACAACGATGGGTCGATGAAGGCGGGTTACACGGCGCCGAGCCAAGAGGGACAGGCCGCGGTGATTGCCGCTGCGATGGCCTCGGCGGGCGTGCGACCTTCGAGCATCGGCTACATCGAGACCCACGGGACGGGCACTCCGCTGGGAGACCAGATTGAGCTCTCCGCGCTTCAGCAGGCCTTTGGCGTGGAGTCGGCGCGGGAAGGCACCTGGCCCATCGGGTCGGTGAAGACAAACGTGGGGCACCTGGAAGTGGCCGCGGGAGTCGCCGGCCTCATCAAGACGGTGCTGTCACTCCAGCATCGCGCGCTGCCGCCCAGCCTGAACTTCAAGCGACCTCAAGCGGACTTCGCGAACAGCCCCTTCGTCGTGAACGCGGGCCTCGCCGAGTGGCGTCGTGGCGGGACGCCGCGTCGCGCGGGGGTGAGCTCGTTTGGCATTGGCGGGACGAACGCGCACGTGGTGGTGGAGGAAGCACCGGAGGTGGAGAGGCGGGAGGAGAAGGAGGGGAGGGGCGTGTACGTGCTGGGGCTGTCAGCGAGGAATGAGAAGGCGCTGAGAGAGCTAGCGGGGAAGTACGCGAGGGAGGCGGAGGGAGAGGTGGGGGACGTGTGCTTCACGGCGAACGAGGGGAGAGGGAGCTACGGGCAGAGGGTGGCGGTGGTGGGGAGGAGCCTGGGAGAGCTGAAGGAGGAGCTGAGGAGGTACGAGAAGGAAGGGGTGGTGGAGAGAGGAGCGGTGGGACAGGGGAAGAAGGTGGGGGGGGAAGAAGTGGTGATGTTGTTCACGGGGCAGGGAGTGCAGACGGAGGGGATGGGGAGGGAGCTGTACGAGAGCGAGGAGACGTTCCGGGAGGAGATGAGGAAGAGCGACGAGGTGGTGAGGAAGGAGACGGGGGAGTCGCTGGTGGAGGTGCTGTACGGGGGGAAGGGGAAGTTGCTGGAGAGGAGTGGAATGGCGCAGGCGGCGCTGTTCGCCGTGGAGTACGGGCTGGCGCAGGTGTGGAAGAAGTGGGGAGTGAAGCCAGCGGTGGTGATGGGGCACAGCCTGGGTGAGTACGTGGCGGCGTGCGAGGCGGGAGTGTTTGGGAGGGAGGAGGGGCTGAAGCTGGTGATGGAGAGAGGGAGGTTGATGGAGGGGTTGGGGGAGGTGGGGAGGATGGTGGCGGTGATGTGCGGGGAGGAGGAGGTGAGGGGAGAGGGGGGAGGAGGGTTGATAGCGGCGGTGAATGGGCCGGAGGAGGTGGTGCTGTCGGGGAGGGAGGAGGAGGTGGAGGAGGTGGTGGGGAGGTTGAGGAGGAGGGGGAGGGAGAGCCGGAGGTTGAAGACGACGCATGCGTTTCATTCGGAGTTGATGGAGCCGATGAGGGAGGAGCTGGAGAGGGCGGCGGGGAAGGT is part of the Myxococcus landrumus genome and encodes:
- a CDS encoding type I polyketide synthase, with the translated sequence MARISSLLGISAHEVTPATSFFQQGVESLTALKLVTSLSQWLGKPLPPTLLWEYPTLEELVAHLSRGEGPVARSAPRPLEPGADEPMALVGLACRFPSAPDARAFWSVLEAGADCVTPPPRAREGLHLEGAFLADVEHFDADFFGISPREAGQMDPQQRLLLELSWEALEDAGLSPRTLRGSRTGVFTGLVWRDYADLQSLQGASPLLHTCTGHAGSIAANRVSYFLGLEGPSLAIDTACSSSLVALHEACRSLRAGESTLALVGGVQLNLSPRTYSAVSAFGALAPDGRCKTFDARANGYGRGEGAGVVVLKPLSRALVDGDSIYCLIRGSAVNNDGASNGLTAPSPKAQERLLRDAYASAGIDPSQVQYVELHGTGTPLGDPIEARALGAVLGDSRAPERPLRVGSVKTNIGHLEAAAGVAGLIKVALAIRHQRLPPSIHFEQPNPHIPFKALRLEMQTGLTSWPRPESPALAGISSFGFGGTNCHVIVEEHRLPPRPEVVRAPRPERAEPPKVAFVFAGAGAAWWGMGRELMGTEPVFRARFEACDAVFQPLGGWSLVEALFAPRARAGFERGEVQLPLVLAFQLSLVALWRERGIEPDAVVGYSVGEWAAAHVAGILSLEEVFALAHHYIQVQRGVSGDVGMGVVGLPANDVSERLGSFAGRIAIASENSPVSTGLGGERAALQEFTARLAAEEVFARTVEIDFCAHIPQVEPLQQRFVDACPELKPLPGRIPMMSTVTGGFVDGLSLGPSYWADNFRQPVRFASAVKALLESGHEVFLDVNPHPLHARSIEENLGDLRGRVEVIASLRRGEPSSDTLHRALTALVERGCGARAPGASDEGPAELFVLSAKTEPALLEQARRTAGWLREEHGASLSDVCLTSGLRRDHHEHRLSLVASSRRALAEGLEAFARKEPLGLPWGQGTIRPGEARPVGFVFSGQGSFPLGESARLWNEEPCFRASFERCEKAFRAETGASLLPLLQAERVGSGPPRTEVEQPLLFAFQVSLAALWSEWGIRPDAVVGHSVGEVTAAHVAGALSLDEAMALVVARGRLMGRIAGRGAMATVSASVEVLEPLIAAHGGSLEIAGVNGPVDVVVSGTHASLESLRDSLQQRGLRVRLLNVDYAFHCAQLDEHLDALDDCTRTLRPKALSIPLYSTVSGGRISGMELGAAHWRANIRRRVLFSPAVRAMLVDGVRTFVELAPHPVLSQPLSRTLESSGIEGTTGLFSTRRDRPPRTTLLAALGTLHTLGREPAWKGLFPQGGRRAALPTYAWQRERHWFDAARSRRMLDRRADTPAGEVVFESRLRAGDEGLLGDHRLYGTVVVAGAFMVGMVLDAARELWGAAACSVRDVSFLSSIVLADSEERVFQVAITAGGDFRVSTRLAREDSDWSLHAEGRLVREEASTTSSTSEDASVIEARLQAVASIERFHEGIAQQGLGLGPRFRWLEALFHGEREAFGRLRPPQPGDDVGAYRLHPGLLDSCFQVLGAVAGFASIEGLAFVPMGIQHFALHGEGLPRFCHLVLRSGSGAADETSKVDLRMFDVSGGLVAEVTGLAIRRAPREVILRRDGARPTLSLRVEWRAQPLAPATSPTSWVILADQGGWAARLARELVSQGGRAEVLGPDAVATGLGARLDALAPAALGVADLRGLDVSAPLDLLQRGTELVRLLVSRGESRPPRLVVVTRGAQATGAEAKDAPLSPELATVWGLGHVVALEHPELRCVRVDLDPTEGSEDLARLAAELLSPGEEDRIAFRAGARLVARLARTRLPSGVAPVRFSESATYLVTGGWGGLGLEVARWMVDRGARHVLLMGRSEPGLAALERIESLRATGAQVVIARGDVAEGEDVARVLETCRASMPPLRGVVHAAGVLDDGLLTHQSRERMARVLAPKVQGALNLHLETLSSPLDFFVFFSSISAVMGSAGQVGYAAANAYLDTLAHQRRARGLKATSINWGPWAEVGMAARLPEEAGKSWSTFGLGMLTPESGLAALDAILGADTPQLIVAATGRGAVRESLPPFFEVLGARRVAPVGATPAAGGLVDGTTREGRARLLALVQRKTAEVLGLAPGSPIDPRRPLQALGLDSLMSMQLRTGLASLLGRPLPMTLLFDHPTLEQLLAFLERELGPVADVAPAPASEPVKVRRAVNAGVEPIAVVGMSCRLPGGVRGPEDYWRLLSQGIHAVSEVPASRWDVSSWYDADPEAPGKTYSKHGGFLDEVDTFDASFFGISRTEARSMDPQQRMLLELSWEALESGGLSVERLKGSATGVFLGICLSDYALLELNAQDPRGITAYSGTGSVLSVAAGRLAYALGLEGPSFAVDTACSSSLVATHLACQSLREGECELALVGGSNLLLSPRMSVYFSKLKSLAPDGVCRAFDGAAKGYARGEGAGVVVLKRLSDALAEGTPILGVIRGSAVNQGGRSNGLTAPSRPAQERVIQRALQQGGVAPLEVGYVEAHGTGTSLGDSIEVEALSTVLGSGRPRTAPLRIGSVKTNIGHLEGAAGIASLIKALLVLRHRELPRSLHFQDPSPYIPWSELPIEVVTEHREWQVPEGGRRIAGVSAFGFGGTNAHIVLEEAPLTPRRDDVPVAEERAELLVLSARAPESLRESVERFHAMLVDEARGSGAALRDLCYSAGCRRTHHEHRLAVVAGSRSGAAESLAAFLRGAAHPAARAGYAQPGAEPRVVFLFTGLEGPWAGAGRALLDEEPVFRDALRSVDAVLTRLAGWSVIDQLRREQPRFDLAHIAQPACVALQLAFVALLRSWGVEPDAVLGSCTGEVAAAHAAGVLSLEDAMRIAIARGGILGAVASGGVEEPLEEMKWALREVRPEPAAVPFYSSVSGTRAKPGDFDAEHWARGLWQPVQLESAISALAEDGYTFFVEIGPDAVLAHSVQECFQRLGTARATVLSAPLRGESERHALLSLLGALYVAGVSPDWTRVFPSGGEWVPLPSYPWRKERHWVSLPESAPEPKASDEPPPLRELARMAPEQRRGHVEPFLRREVVKLLDCPGDLPDARQPLVRLGFDSLMGMKLKARVELSLGLTVSAVKLLSGLSLDELVKVVLENIDALPPLPETAAGDSMEEFRF